Below is a genomic region from Pseudarthrobacter sulfonivorans.
AGCCGCGGATGACGCCCTGGCCCGGATGCGTGTAGTGGAGCTGTTGGAGGCCCTGCCGGGCATTGGAAAAGTCAGGGCTGCAGCCATTATGGAGCAGTTGGGCATAGCGGCCTCCCGCCGGCTCCGCGGGCTGGGCATTCACCAGCGCCAGGCGCTGGTAGATTTTATAGACGAGAAATAGGGCGTTCCTAGGGGCGCCCGAACCCAAACTCCGCCGCAAAGGAATACGTGAGCAAGAAACCGGGACTGACAGTCCTCGCTGGTCCGACGGCTGTTGGCAAAGGCACCGTGTCCACCTACATCCGGGATAACTACCCCGAAGTCTGGCTTTCCGTATCGGCCACCACCCGCGCTCCGCGGCCCGGTGAGCAGGATGGCGTCCACTACTTCTTCAAGTCCAAGGAAGAGTTCGAGTCGCTCGTTGCGGCCGGCGAGTTCCTGGAGTGGGCCGTAGTCCACGGCCAGAACACCTACGGCACGCTGCGGAGTTCCGTGGACGAGGCCATCGCCGCCGGCAGGTCCGTCCTGCTGGAGATCGATCTGCAGGGTGCACGCCAGGTCAAGCAGGCCGTTCCTGACGCCCAGTTCGTGTTCCTGGCGCCGCCCAGCTGGGACGAAATGGTCCGCCGACTGGTGGGTCGCGGCACGGAAACTGAGCAGGAGCAGCAGCAGCGGCTGGAAACAGCTAAACTGGAACTTGCCGCTGAACCGGAGTTTAACCACACCGTCATCAATGATGACGTTCGCCGGGCAGCGGACGAGCTTGTTTCACTCATGGGGCTGACCCCGCACCCGCACTAGTAGCCGGTAGCAGCCAGCCCGTTAGAATTTGGAGAATTCGTGTCCACGAACCTTGAAGGCATCATCAACCCGCCGATCGACTCACTGCTTAAGGCAGCTGATTCCAAGTACGGCCTGGTGATCTTCGGTGCCAAGCGTGCACGTCAGATCAACGCTTACTACGCCCAGCTGCACGAGGGCCTGTTCGAGTACGTCGGCCCCCTGGTCGACACCAAGCTGAACGAGAAGTCGCTGTCCATCGCCCTGCGCGAAATCAACGAAGGCAAGCTCGTTTCCACGCCGATCGAAGCCGCAGAGTAAGTTCAGACTGCCCTGTTGACGGAGGTCACGTGCGCATAGTCCTCGGAGTCGGGGGAGGGATTGCGGCCTACAAGGTCGCATCGCTCCTCCGGCTTTTTACTGAAGCCGGCCACAATGTCACGGTGATTCCCACTGAGGCAGCCACCCGCTTTGTGGGTGTCGCCACGTGGGAGGCACTGTCCGGGAACCCGGTCAGCAACAGCGTCTTCGACGACGTGCACCAGGTCAACCACGTCAGGCTTGGCCATGAGGCCGATCTCATCGTGGTGGCACCCGCGACCGCGGACCTGCTGGCGCGCGCGGCCACCGGACAGGCCAACGACCTCCTCACCAACACGCTGCTCATGGCCAGCGGTCCGGTACTGTTTGCCCCCGCCATGCACACGGAGATGTGGCAGCACGCCGCCACTCGCGCCAACGTTGAAACGCTGCGGAGTAGGGGAGTGGCCGTCCTGGAACCGGCCAGCGGCAGGCTCACCGGCACCGACTCCGGTCCCGGCCGCCTGCCTGAGCCCGAAGCCATCTTCGACGCCGCCATGGCACTCGCCCAGGGCCAGTCCGATTACCAGCTTCCGCTGGCCGGCCGGACCGTCACCGTCAGCGGAGGCGGAACCCGGGAACCGCTGGACCCTGTCCGTTTCCTGGGCAACCGGTCCTCCGGTAAGCAGGGCGTGGCGCTGGCCGTCGCTGCCCGCAACGCGGGCGCCACGGTCCGGCTGGTCGCGGCCCATATGGAGGTTCCGGCGCCGGCCGGAGTCGACCTGGTCACCGTTGAGACCGCCCTGGAGTTGCGCGAGGCCATGCTGGCAGCCGCGGCGGATTCCGACGTCGTGATCATGGCTGCGGCCGTGGCGGACTTCCGCCCCGCGGAGATCTCCGGCACCAAGATCAAAAAACGTGATGACACCGCGGACCCGGTCATTTCCCTGGTCCGGAACCCGGACATCCTCCAGGAACTGGTCGAGGTCCGGGACCACGCTCCCGAAAACCAGGCCAGCCGCCGCAGCCAGCTGATTGTGGGCTTCGCAGCGGAGACTGGTGACGGCCAAGGCGACGTCCTGACCTACGCGGAGGCAAAGCTCAAGCGCAAGGGCTGCGATCTCATGGTGGTCAATCATGTGGGAACAGACAAGGTTTTTGGCCAGGACAGCAACTCGGTAGTCATCCTTGCCCGCTCCGGCGCCGAACCACAACTGGCCGCCGGAACCAAAACAGAGGTTTCGGCCGCCGTCATCACCCGGGTCGGCTATGAGCTGAACCACGTTTCGCCACGCGCCTGACCGAAAGCCACGCACCGTTTCCTTAGCACGGGGACACACGCCGCCGGACGTCCGATTCCCAACCAGTAAGGTAGTTGAGTGACTTTACCGCTGCACATTCCCCACACCCACGGGGCCACGCCCTCCGCCCTCCGGCTCTTCACGTCCGAGTCGGTCACTGAAGGCCACCCGGACAAGATCTGCGACCAGATCAGTGACGCCATCCTGGATGCACTGCTCGCCGCGGACCCCGAGTCCCGCGTCGCCGTGGAGACCATGGCCACCACCGGCCTGGTCCACGTTGCCGGTGAGGTCACTACCGACGCCTACGTCGAAATCCCGCAGATCGTCCGCGAAACCATCCTCGGCATCGGCTACGACTCCTCGGCCAACGGCTTTGACGGTGCCCGCTGCGGCGTCTCCGTCTCCATCGGACAGCAGTCCAACGACATCGCCGGGGGTGTCTTCAACTCCCTCGAAGCCCGCGAAGGCCGCCAGGAGGACGATTACGACCTCCAGGGCGCCGGCGACCAGGGCCTGATGTTCGGGTACGCGAGCGACGAAACCCCGTCCTACATGCCGGTGCCGATCTGGATCGCGCACCGCCTGTCCGAACGCCTCACCGAGGTACGCAAGTCCGGCGAACTGTCCTACCTCCGCCCCGACGGCAAGACCCAGGTCACCATCGGCTACGACAAGGACCTCCCGGTTTCCGTCGAAACCGTCGTCATCTCCAGCCAGCACGCCGCAGGCACCAGCCTGGACCGGCTGCGCGCGGACCTCGCCGCCTTTGTCATTGAGCCCGTCTTGGCAGCAGCCAACCTGGACATTTCCCGGGCTGCCAACATCCTGAACCCGGCCGGTGAGTTTGTCATCGGCGGGCCCGTCGGTGACGCCGGGCTGACCGGACGCAAGATCATTGTGGACACCTACGGCGGCATGGCCCGCCACGGCGGCGGCGCCTTCTCGGGCAAGGACCCCTCCAAGGTGGACCGTTCCGCTGCCTACGCCATGCGCTGGGTTGCCAAGAACGTCGTGGCGGCCGGACTGGCAAAGCGCGCCGAGATCCAGATTGCCTACGCCATCGGCCAGGCCCGCCCCGTGGGCACGTACGTCGAGACTTTCGGCACCGAGACGGTGGACCCGGCCAGGATCAGCGCCGCCATCGCGGAGATCTTCGACCTCCGCCCGCGTGCCATCATCGATGCCCTGGACCTCAAGCGGCCCATCTACGCCAAGACCGCCGCGCACGGACACTTTGGCCGTGACGATCCCGACTTCACCTGGGAGCGCCTGGACCGGGTGGAGGACCTGAAGGCCTTCTTCAACGCGTAGGCCAGTCCGCCATGGCCTCTGATGAGTCTGTCCCTCCCGGCGCCGTCCAGTTGTCGCTGCTGCAGGGCTTCCCGGCGAAGGCCAGGCCGTCCGGGCCCCCGCTGGCCGCGCACCTTCCGGTGGCCAGGGTCCTCGTGGAGACGCCGCTGCCGCATCTGGACCGGCCTTTCGACTACAGCGTGCCGGCCGAACTGGACGGGACCGCACAGGCCGGCGTCCGGGTAAAGGTCAGCTTCAACGGCCAGGACCTGTCCGGGTTCATCATTGAACGGACTGACGAATCCGACGCCGGCCACACCCTGGTGCCCCTGCAGAAGGTGGTCTCTCCCGTCGTCGTCCTGACGCCGGCTGTCCGGGATCTGGTGTCCGCCGTCGCGGCCCGGTATGCGGGGACGGTCAGTGACGTCCTTCGCGTCGCGGTGCCTCCGCGCATGGCGAGGCTCGAGAAGGACTTCCTCTCGCCCCCCGAAGCAGAGCCTGCGGCACCGGATCCGCTCGCCGACGCCGGGGCCTTGACCGGCCCGGACGTCCCCGCCGGGACTGAAGCAGACTGGACCGGGTACCGCAACGGCCCGGCATTTGTCCGCCACCTGAAGGACGGCGGATCTCCACGGGCGGTCTTCAACCCGCTCCAGGGATTCGGCCCGGCAGCATGGCCGCACCTGCTGGCAACGGCCGTGGCAGCAGTCCGTGCGTCCGGCCGCGGCGCCGTGGTGGTGGTGCCGGACTACCGGGACCTGGACCAGCTGGAAAAGGCGCTCCTGGCGGTGCTGCCCGCCGACGATATCGCCCGCCTGACGTCCGACGACGGGCCCACCCCCCGCTACCGGAACTTCCTGCGCCTCCTGGCTGGCTCCGCGCGCGTAGCCATCGGCACGCGCTCAGCAGCGTTTGCCCCGGTCCGGGATCTGGGCCTTGTTGCCTGCTGGGACGACGGCGATGACCTCCACATCGAACAGCGAGCCCCGTACGCCCATGCCCGCGACGTGCTGCTGCTGCGCGCGGACCAGGAAGGCACAGCCTGCCTCATGGCCGGTCATTCCAGGAGCACGGAGCTCCAGCGGCTGGTGGAGGCCGGCTGGGCCATGCCCGTTGAGGCCGATCGGGCGTTCGCACGACAGACCGTGCCACGGGTATTGAACACGGCGGACAGCTTCGAACAGGAACGCGACCCCCTGGCCCTGGTTGCGCGGCTTCCCGGTGCCGCGTGGCGGGCTGCCAAGGACGGGCTGGAACGTGGGCCCGTCCTGGTGCAGGTGGCCCGCGCCGGCTACGCGCCGTCGCTCGTCTGTGAGACGTGCCGCGAACCCGCCCGCTGCCAGGCCTGCCAAGGTCCCCTTGCCCTGGCCGGAGCCACCGGCAGCTCTGCGGTCCCGCAATGCCGCTGGTGTTCCACGCCGGCGCCGGAGTGGCAGTGTGCCCATTGCGCGGGGCGCAAGCTCCGTAAGGGCGCCACCGGCGTCCTGCGCACAGCCGAAGAGCTGGGCAGGGCATTTCCCGGAAAAACCGTCATTACGTCCTCGGGCGGCAACATCAAGGCCGGCGTTGGCAGCGCCAAGGCCTTGGTGGTGGCCACCGTCGGGGCCGAGCCCGTGGCGGAGGGCGGTTACGCAGCGGCGCTGCTCCTCGACGGCGACTCCCTGCTCCGCCGGGAGAACCTCCGCGCCGGGGAAGACACGGTGCGCCGCTGGTTCAACGCCGCGGCTTTGGTGCGCCCGGCGTCCGACGGCGGACTGGTGGTCATCACCGCGACGGAAAGTGTTGCTGTTGGCGCGTTGCTGCGGTGGGACCCGGCCGGGTACGCCAGGCGCGAGCTGGAACTCCGGATGGAACTCCAGCTGCCGCCGGCGGTCAGGATTGCCTCGGTCACCGGCCCCCGGGCCGCCGTCGTACATTTCTCCGGGACCGTGGAGAAGGAGCTGGCCGCCGCCGGCGTGACGCTGCGGACCGCAGGACCGGCTCCGCTGGTCCTCACCGGTCCAGCGGCCGCCGGGGGAGCCGGGGGTGCCCAGGGGGCCGGGGAGGACGCCCGGACCCTGCTGTTCTTCGCATACGGGCAGGCAGCCACTGTCACCCGGGTGTTACGTGCAACAAAGGCTGCGGCCGCCGCCAAGAGGACCACGGAACCGGTCCAGGTCAGGCTGGACGGTGTGGACGTCCTCTAGCGGCTTCCTTTGGCGGCATCAGTCAGCGGCTGCGCCGCGCCATGATGTCGTGGGCCACGTCCACCAGCTGCTGCGCGGATTCGTCCCAGCTGAACTCCTGCGCACGTGCCACGGAACGGCGGGACACCTGTTGCCAGTGGGCGTCGTCCCGCAGTTTCTGCACGGCCGCGGCGAACTCTGCCGGGGATGCGGGATCAACGTAGGTTGCCGCGTCGCCGCCCACCTCGCGGAAAATCGGGATGTCGCTGGCGATGACCGGCGTGCCGAGGGCCATGGCCTCCACCAGCGGAAGACCGTAACCTTCGGCGCGGGAGAGGCTCACCAGTGCAGTGGCCCGCATGAGCAGGACGGCATATTCGTCATCGGTGACACCGTTGTGGAAGACCACCGTGGCACCCGGCGGCACCATGATCTCCAGCTCGGCCCGGCGCTCGGCGGTGATCCTGCTCAGCAGGTGCAGGGTGAAATCTGGCAGCTCGGACATGCCGGCCACCATTGTTTCAACGTTTTTGTAGGGCATAAACGAGCCCATGTACACCAGCGAATGGTCCGCCCCGGCAGCAGGATCACGCGGTTCCTGGGCGGGCTGCGGGGCGTTGCTGATGATCCGCACGGGCCTTTTGGTGAGCCGGTACTTGGCCATCAGCGCTTCCGTGGTCCGGCTGATGGTGGCCACGGTGTCCGCCCGGTTGAGGAGGACGCGCTGCGGCCAGAACGCCTTGTGGTAGAGCCGCCAGAGCACGCGGACGGCTGCCGGCAGGAATCCCGGGGGAGCAGGGTGCTCGTAGTAGATGAGGTCGTGCAGGGTCAGGACCAGGCCGTACTTGCGCCCCCAGCTGCCCATGGTCTGCATGGGGCACACAACAACATCGGCGCCGAGCGGGTTGATCCTGCGGGCCACGAACAGCTCCAGCGGGGACAGCGGACTGTTGATCAACGTGTACGGAACATCCGGGAGCAGCGCCAGTTGGCGCGTGTCGCTGATAAGCATGGAAACGTCGGCCACCTTTGCCGTGGCGGCGATGAGGCTGGCTCCGTAACGGCTGATGCCGTCGTGATGATCGGTCCGGGTGAATCGTGCATCGATGACAATCTTCACGCGGGGTGGTCCTTAAGGAAGCTGCGGATGAAGCCGGCGGCGGGGCCGGGCGTTTCGTAGTGGATCAGGTGGCCGACGCCGGGAATGACTTTGAGGACGCCGTCGGGGAGGAGCGCGGCGAGACGGTGCTGGTCCGGCAGAGTGGCAATCTCGTCTTTTTCGCCGGCGACCAGGAGCACCGGCAGGCTCAGCTTCCCGGCAACCTCGGCCACATGGCCGCTGACCGAGGCCGTGAACGATTCGAGGAGGCTTTCCCGGTTCGCGAAAGCGCTGAAGTAGGCATGGTGCTGGCCGTGGATGAAGCGGCGCAGGTCTGTGTCGGCCGTCTTGGCCATGGCCTCGCTCATGCCCCTGACAATCAGCGGACTGCGCAGCAGTGCCAGTCCCAGCGGGCGGGGGAGCCGGGCCGCCAGCCGGTAGTAGAGGACGGCCAGCTTGGTCATGATGCCCTTGGGGCCTTCCAGGGCAGGCGCGGCGATGGGGTTGATCAGGATCAGCGGTGTGACGGTACCCGGGTGGGTGGCGACAAAATGGGCGGCGACGATCGAGCCGAAGGAGTGCCCCAACAGCACGGTGTCCGGGCCGAGGCCGAGCGCCGCCATAAAATCGGTGACAAAGGTGCCGTACTGCTCCACCGAATGTTTCCCGGACACAAACGCGGCGGAGCTGCCGAACCCCGGCAGGTCCGGCATGATGATGCGCATTTCCGGCAACTGGTCTGCAACCCGGAGCAGACCGTGGTGATCGCCGCGGAAACCATGGATGACCAGAATGGTGCGGGTGTCCGGTGTGGCCTGGATCGGTTCGTAAGTCCAGTACGCCACCGTGCTGCCGTTAATCACGATGTCGGCGGCCCGGGTGCGGGCGGCCAGCCCGGCGCTGAAGAAGGAGGGCGCAGGGGATGGCTGTTGATCGGCGGTTTTCATGACCCTCGGTCCTAGTTGACGTTGTCGGGGTGGGACCCGGTGCGCTGACCGCGGTCAAGCTCGGCAAGGGCTGCCATGTCGCGGTCTGAAAGTTCAAAGCCGAAGACGTCCAGGTTTTCCCGGATCCGGGATTCGGAGCTTGCCTTCGGAATGGCGATGTTCCCCAGCTGGATGTGCCACCGAAGAATGATCTGGGCTGCTGTCCTGCCATGTTCGGCGGCCAGGGCCAGGACCACGGGATCCAACAGAACGTGTCCGCGCGCCAGGGGACTCCAGGCTTCCGTACGGATGCCCAGGGCGTGGTGCTTGTCCCTCAGCTCCGCTTGCTGGAGCCACGGGTGCAGTTCAATCTGGTTCACGGCGGGCACCACTTCGGCGCTCTCGAGCAGCCGGTCCAGGTGCGCGGGCTGGAAGTTGCAGACACCGATGGCGCGGACTTTGCCTTCGCGGTACAACGTTTCGAGGGCGCGGTATGTGTCGGTGAACAGATCCCGCTTGGCGCAGGGCCAGTGGATCACGTACATGTCCACGTAGTCCAGGCCGAGGTTGACCATGGAGGTATCGAAGGCACGGAGGGTTGAGTCGTACCCCTGGTC
It encodes:
- the mihF gene encoding integration host factor, actinobacterial type encodes the protein MSLRPLSPSERAAALHKAAAARAARAAAKERLKNGKTSAADLIGAAAADDALARMRVVELLEALPGIGKVRAAAIMEQLGIAASRRLRGLGIHQRQALVDFIDEK
- the gmk gene encoding guanylate kinase, which gives rise to MSKKPGLTVLAGPTAVGKGTVSTYIRDNYPEVWLSVSATTRAPRPGEQDGVHYFFKSKEEFESLVAAGEFLEWAVVHGQNTYGTLRSSVDEAIAAGRSVLLEIDLQGARQVKQAVPDAQFVFLAPPSWDEMVRRLVGRGTETEQEQQQRLETAKLELAAEPEFNHTVINDDVRRAADELVSLMGLTPHPH
- the rpoZ gene encoding DNA-directed RNA polymerase subunit omega — its product is MSTNLEGIINPPIDSLLKAADSKYGLVIFGAKRARQINAYYAQLHEGLFEYVGPLVDTKLNEKSLSIALREINEGKLVSTPIEAAE
- the coaBC gene encoding bifunctional phosphopantothenoylcysteine decarboxylase/phosphopantothenate--cysteine ligase CoaBC, translating into MRIVLGVGGGIAAYKVASLLRLFTEAGHNVTVIPTEAATRFVGVATWEALSGNPVSNSVFDDVHQVNHVRLGHEADLIVVAPATADLLARAATGQANDLLTNTLLMASGPVLFAPAMHTEMWQHAATRANVETLRSRGVAVLEPASGRLTGTDSGPGRLPEPEAIFDAAMALAQGQSDYQLPLAGRTVTVSGGGTREPLDPVRFLGNRSSGKQGVALAVAARNAGATVRLVAAHMEVPAPAGVDLVTVETALELREAMLAAAADSDVVIMAAAVADFRPAEISGTKIKKRDDTADPVISLVRNPDILQELVEVRDHAPENQASRRSQLIVGFAAETGDGQGDVLTYAEAKLKRKGCDLMVVNHVGTDKVFGQDSNSVVILARSGAEPQLAAGTKTEVSAAVITRVGYELNHVSPRA
- the metK gene encoding methionine adenosyltransferase, with protein sequence MTLPLHIPHTHGATPSALRLFTSESVTEGHPDKICDQISDAILDALLAADPESRVAVETMATTGLVHVAGEVTTDAYVEIPQIVRETILGIGYDSSANGFDGARCGVSVSIGQQSNDIAGGVFNSLEAREGRQEDDYDLQGAGDQGLMFGYASDETPSYMPVPIWIAHRLSERLTEVRKSGELSYLRPDGKTQVTIGYDKDLPVSVETVVISSQHAAGTSLDRLRADLAAFVIEPVLAAANLDISRAANILNPAGEFVIGGPVGDAGLTGRKIIVDTYGGMARHGGGAFSGKDPSKVDRSAAYAMRWVAKNVVAAGLAKRAEIQIAYAIGQARPVGTYVETFGTETVDPARISAAIAEIFDLRPRAIIDALDLKRPIYAKTAAHGHFGRDDPDFTWERLDRVEDLKAFFNA
- a CDS encoding primosomal protein N' produces the protein MASDESVPPGAVQLSLLQGFPAKARPSGPPLAAHLPVARVLVETPLPHLDRPFDYSVPAELDGTAQAGVRVKVSFNGQDLSGFIIERTDESDAGHTLVPLQKVVSPVVVLTPAVRDLVSAVAARYAGTVSDVLRVAVPPRMARLEKDFLSPPEAEPAAPDPLADAGALTGPDVPAGTEADWTGYRNGPAFVRHLKDGGSPRAVFNPLQGFGPAAWPHLLATAVAAVRASGRGAVVVVPDYRDLDQLEKALLAVLPADDIARLTSDDGPTPRYRNFLRLLAGSARVAIGTRSAAFAPVRDLGLVACWDDGDDLHIEQRAPYAHARDVLLLRADQEGTACLMAGHSRSTELQRLVEAGWAMPVEADRAFARQTVPRVLNTADSFEQERDPLALVARLPGAAWRAAKDGLERGPVLVQVARAGYAPSLVCETCREPARCQACQGPLALAGATGSSAVPQCRWCSTPAPEWQCAHCAGRKLRKGATGVLRTAEELGRAFPGKTVITSSGGNIKAGVGSAKALVVATVGAEPVAEGGYAAALLLDGDSLLRRENLRAGEDTVRRWFNAAALVRPASDGGLVVITATESVAVGALLRWDPAGYARRELELRMELQLPPAVRIASVTGPRAAVVHFSGTVEKELAAAGVTLRTAGPAPLVLTGPAAAGGAGGAQGAGEDARTLLFFAYGQAATVTRVLRATKAAAAAKRTTEPVQVRLDGVDVL
- a CDS encoding glycosyltransferase family 4 protein; translated protein: MKIVIDARFTRTDHHDGISRYGASLIAATAKVADVSMLISDTRQLALLPDVPYTLINSPLSPLELFVARRINPLGADVVVCPMQTMGSWGRKYGLVLTLHDLIYYEHPAPPGFLPAAVRVLWRLYHKAFWPQRVLLNRADTVATISRTTEALMAKYRLTKRPVRIISNAPQPAQEPRDPAAGADHSLVYMGSFMPYKNVETMVAGMSELPDFTLHLLSRITAERRAELEIMVPPGATVVFHNGVTDDEYAVLLMRATALVSLSRAEGYGLPLVEAMALGTPVIASDIPIFREVGGDAATYVDPASPAEFAAAVQKLRDDAHWQQVSRRSVARAQEFSWDESAQQLVDVAHDIMARRSR
- a CDS encoding alpha/beta fold hydrolase, yielding MKTADQQPSPAPSFFSAGLAARTRAADIVINGSTVAYWTYEPIQATPDTRTILVIHGFRGDHHGLLRVADQLPEMRIIMPDLPGFGSSAAFVSGKHSVEQYGTFVTDFMAALGLGPDTVLLGHSFGSIVAAHFVATHPGTVTPLILINPIAAPALEGPKGIMTKLAVLYYRLAARLPRPLGLALLRSPLIVRGMSEAMAKTADTDLRRFIHGQHHAYFSAFANRESLLESFTASVSGHVAEVAGKLSLPVLLVAGEKDEIATLPDQHRLAALLPDGVLKVIPGVGHLIHYETPGPAAGFIRSFLKDHPA
- a CDS encoding aldo/keto reductase produces the protein MKTSPRLSLNNGVLIDQLGFGLYKVPAAEASGLVATALGTGYRHFDTAAMYGNETGVARGLGPAMDSEGRSGGSGESSPGLRREDVFITTKVWNDDQGYDSTLRAFDTSMVNLGLDYVDMYVIHWPCAKRDLFTDTYRALETLYREGKVRAIGVCNFQPAHLDRLLESAEVVPAVNQIELHPWLQQAELRDKHHALGIRTEAWSPLARGHVLLDPVVLALAAEHGRTAAQIILRWHIQLGNIAIPKASSESRIRENLDVFGFELSDRDMAALAELDRGQRTGSHPDNVN